ATGCTCGATCTGGTGCCGGACGGATCGACCTTCGACGAGGTCGTCCTGCTGGCAAAAGAGGTCGAGGCGGCCGGGGCGACCATCATCAACACCGGCATCGGCTGGCACGAGGCCCGCATCCCGACCATCGCGACGTCGGTGCCGCGCGGTGCCTACGCGTGGGTGACCAAGAAGCTCATGGGTGCGGTGTCGGTGCCGTTGGTGACGAGCAACCGGATCAACACCCCGGAGAAGGCCGAGGAACTGCTCGCCGGCGGCTACGCCGACATGGTCTCGCTGGCCCGCCCGTTCCTCGCCGACCCGGACTTCGTCGCGAAGGCCGCAGCCGGCACCCCGGAGGCGATCAACACCTGCATCGGGTGCAATCAGGCCTGCTTGGACCACACGTTCTCGCTGCAGATCACCTCCTGCATGGTCAATCCGCGCGCCTGCCATGAAACCGAGCTGGTCCTGGGTCCCGCGCGGATCACGAAACGGATCGCCGTCGTGGGCGCGGGGCCGGCCGGGCTGTCCTTCGCGGTCGCCGCGGCGCAGCGCGGCCACCGGATCACCCTCTTCGACGCGGCCGAGGAGGTGGGTGGTCAGCTGAATATCGCGCGCCGGGTGCCGGGCAAGCAGGAGTTCGACGAGACGCTGCGGTACTACCGCTACCAGCTGGCGTGCAACGACGTCGAGTTGCGGTTACTGCATACCGCCACGGTCGCGGACCTGGCCGGATTCGACGAGGTGGTACTGGCGACGGGAGTGGAGCCACGCACTCCCGACCTCGACGGTATCGATCGCCCGAACGTCCTGAACTACCTCGACGTCTTGCGGGACGCAGCTCCCGTCGGCGAGCGGGTGGCGATTCTCGGCGCGGGTGGCATCGGCTTCGACGTCGCCGAGTTTCTCAGCGACCCGGGCACGAACACCAGCGCGGACATCCCGACCTTCCTCGCGGCCTGGGGCGTCGACGCCGAGCATGCCGGCGTCGGCGGACTCACCCGGCCGGAGCGGGCTCCGGCGCCGCGCCGCATCACGCTGTTGCAGCGCAAGGAGTCGAAGGTCGGTGCGGGACTGGGCAAGACGACCGGATGGATCCACCGCACCGAACTGAAGCACCGCGGCGTCGCGATGGTGGCCGGAGCCACCTACGTCGGCATCGACGACGAGGGGCTGCACTACCTCCGCGACGGCACCGAACAGGTCGTCGCCGCCGATACCGTCGTGCTCTGCACGGGTCAGGAGCCGAACCGTCGCTCGTCGCCGATCTCGTCGCCGCCGGGATAACGTCGCACGTCATCGGGGGTGCCGACGTCGCCGCGGAACTCGACGCCAAGCGCGCGATCGATCAGGGTACGCGGCTCGCGGCATCGATCTGACCCGATCGGGACCTCGCGGCACACGGTCAACGAAGCGACTATTCAGTTCTCGATAAAGTTTGCGCCATGGCACTGTGCGACGCGATCCTGGCCACCCTGCTCGACGGCGAGGCGTCCGGGTACGACCTGACCAAGAAGTTCGACGCGTCGACGGCCAACTTCTGGACCTCGACGCCGCAGCAGCTGTATCGAGAGCTGGAGAAGATGGAAGCGAACGGCCTGATCTCGGCGACGCTCGTCGAGCAGGAGAAGCGGCCGAACAAGAAGGTCTTCCGCGTCACCGATGCCGGCCGGGCGGCGCTTCGGGCCGGCAATGCCCGGACGCCCCGGCCCACCGCAATCCGGGACGAGCTGCTCGTGCAGGTCCAATCCATGGAGGCCGGGGACATCGAGCCGGTACTGCAGGCGATCCGGGAGAAGAAGCGGGCCGCGGAGGCCAAACTGGAACGGTACGAACGGCGCCGCGAACGGATTCTCGACGGTCGATCCGAAGCGGAGTTCCTGGCCACCGCCGACCGGATCGGGCCGTATCTCGCGCTGGCCCGCGGCATGTTCTTCGAAACCGAGAACATTCGTTGGTGCGGGTTCGTCCTCGACGCGACTGCTCGGCGGGCCGCGCTGCGCGCACGGTGACGGCGGCGAGCGTCAGAGAAAAAGGTATCGGCAGCGATTCACTCGTCGAGCACTTGGTCGATCTCCTCCCCAGAGACCCCAGCATCCGCACCACCGGTCACGGCGATCCGCTCCAGGATGATCCGTTGACAAATCTGCTCTCGGCGCATCGCGTAGATGGACTCGCCGTAGCCGCCCTCGAGTTCGTTCAGCCGGGCTTCCAGCAGCGCAATCCGACGCTCCAAGGTCTGGATCGATGCCATGC
Above is a genomic segment from Skermania piniformis containing:
- a CDS encoding PadR family transcriptional regulator; translated protein: MALCDAILATLLDGEASGYDLTKKFDASTANFWTSTPQQLYRELEKMEANGLISATLVEQEKRPNKKVFRVTDAGRAALRAGNARTPRPTAIRDELLVQVQSMEAGDIEPVLQAIREKKRAAEAKLERYERRRERILDGRSEAEFLATADRIGPYLALARGMFFETENIRWCGFVLDATARRAALRAR